A genome region from Deltaproteobacteria bacterium includes the following:
- the guaA gene encoding glutamine-hydrolyzing GMP synthase, producing MSAEAHRDRVLILDFGSQYTQLIARRIRERGVYCEIHPCHLPLERIRAWGARGIVLSGGPASVLAPDAPVASPEILALGVPVLGICYGLQWICHTLGGVVEKADDREYGRAQLKVERDDPLFAGWAGGARERTVWMSHGDRVLRLPADFEVLASSDHSPFAAVRRRGAPLYGLQFHPEVVHTEGGGELLAGFVHGICGCGSSWSMEAFLEEAIDRVREQVGEGRAVCGLSGGVDSSVAAALVHRAVGERLHCILVDHGLLREGEAAEVERAFRDALGIHLDVVDARERFLRALAGVSDPERKRRIIGHLFIEVFEEEAQRLGGSGPGARPDFLVQGTLYPDVIESVSVRGPSQTIKTHHNVGGLPERMRLALVEPLRELFKDEVREVGRRLGLPAELIGRHPFPGPGLAIRILGEVTAERLAILRRADAIFIEEIRRAGLYDRIWQAFAVFLPIQSVGVQGDERTYEHTIALRAVTSVDAMTADWARIPHEVLARASSRITNEVRGVNRVVYDVSSKPPATIEWE from the coding sequence TCGCACGGCGCATCCGCGAGCGCGGCGTCTACTGCGAGATCCACCCCTGCCACCTGCCGCTCGAGCGGATCCGGGCCTGGGGCGCGCGCGGGATCGTGCTCTCCGGCGGGCCGGCGAGTGTGCTCGCCCCGGACGCGCCCGTGGCGTCGCCGGAGATCCTCGCGCTCGGCGTCCCGGTGCTCGGCATCTGCTACGGCCTCCAGTGGATCTGCCACACGCTCGGCGGCGTCGTCGAGAAGGCCGACGACCGCGAGTACGGCCGCGCCCAGCTCAAGGTCGAGCGCGACGACCCGCTCTTCGCCGGCTGGGCGGGCGGCGCGCGCGAGCGCACGGTCTGGATGAGCCACGGCGACCGCGTGCTGCGCCTGCCCGCGGACTTCGAGGTGCTGGCGTCGAGCGACCACTCGCCCTTTGCTGCGGTGCGCCGGCGCGGGGCGCCCCTCTACGGCCTCCAGTTCCACCCCGAGGTCGTCCACACCGAGGGCGGCGGCGAGCTGCTCGCGGGCTTCGTGCACGGGATCTGCGGCTGCGGCTCGTCGTGGTCGATGGAGGCCTTCCTCGAGGAGGCGATCGACCGGGTGCGCGAGCAGGTGGGCGAGGGGCGCGCGGTCTGCGGTCTCTCGGGCGGGGTGGACTCCTCGGTCGCGGCCGCCCTCGTGCACCGCGCGGTGGGCGAGCGGCTGCACTGCATCCTGGTGGACCACGGGCTCCTGCGCGAAGGGGAGGCGGCCGAGGTCGAGCGGGCCTTCCGCGACGCGCTCGGGATCCACCTCGACGTCGTCGACGCCCGCGAGCGCTTCCTGCGCGCGCTGGCCGGCGTGAGCGACCCCGAGCGCAAGCGCCGGATCATCGGGCACCTCTTCATCGAGGTCTTCGAGGAGGAGGCGCAGCGTCTGGGCGGCTCCGGGCCCGGGGCGCGGCCGGACTTCCTCGTGCAGGGCACGCTCTACCCGGACGTGATCGAGAGCGTCTCGGTGCGCGGCCCCTCGCAGACGATCAAGACCCACCACAACGTGGGAGGGCTCCCCGAGCGCATGCGCCTCGCCCTGGTCGAGCCCTTGCGCGAGCTCTTCAAGGACGAGGTGCGCGAGGTGGGCCGCCGGCTCGGCCTGCCCGCGGAGCTGATCGGCCGCCACCCCTTCCCGGGGCCGGGCCTCGCGATCCGCATCCTCGGCGAGGTGACGGCCGAGCGGCTCGCGATCCTGCGCCGGGCCGACGCGATCTTCATCGAGGAGATCCGCCGCGCCGGCCTCTACGACCGGATCTGGCAGGCCTTCGCCGTCTTCCTGCCGATCCAGAGCGTCGGCGTGCAGGGCGACGAGCGCACCTACGAGCACACGATCGCGCTGCGCGCGGTCACCTCGGTCGACGCGATGACCGCCGACTGGGCGCGGATCCCGCACGAGGTGCTGGCGCGCGCCTCGAGCCGGATCACGAACGAGGTGCGCGGCGTCAACCGCGTCGTCTACGACGTCTCCTCGAAGCCGCCCGCGACGATCGAGTGGGAATAG
- the dnaE gene encoding DNA polymerase III subunit alpha, producing the protein MRPFTHLHLHTQYSLLDGAIKLGPLMERAAALGMPAVAMTDHGNLFGAVDFYEKARAAGVKPILGCETYIAAGSRFEKAGRERDESGFDAIHHLLLLAMDETGYRNLVTLVSKGYLEGFYYKPRIDLDLLREHAEGLIATSGCLSSMVCRAILDGQAERAWRLVEDFGRIFPGRFYLELQRHGIPAQDQVNAELVKMAADLRLPLVATNDAHYLEQGDHPHHDVLLCIGTAANLEDPKRFRFDGQGFYVRDGDEMRELFHDHPSAVEATLEIAERCSLEIETGRYHLPEYQVPAGRTREQVLEEQAWAGLRRRLGLAPDEPIPTKHRVYEERMKSELGVIQSMGFAGYFLIVADFIDYARRSGIPVGPGRGSSAGSLAAWGLGITGVDPIEYDIIFERFLNPERVSMPDIDVDFCMRGRDQVIRYVAEKYDGTRTPAPDEMRVAQIATFGTLQARAAIRDVGRVLGMPFGDVDRIAKLVPETLGIKLDEAIAQSPDLRARIEADGQVARLFETARKLEGLTRHASKHAAGVVIGTEPLIRSVPLYRDARTGDVMTQYDMRCVEKVGLIKFDFLGLKTLTVIADAERAIRSREPGFSVEAVPLDDAATYDLLCKGDTEGVFQVESSGMTDLVVKLRPRQFKELIPLVALYRPGPLNSGMVEDYVNRKHGITKVDYMLPELAEITAETLGVIVYQDQVLQIANKLAGYSLGEADLLRRAMGKKKVEEMARQRERFVSGCTRNGIDAGRAAEVFDLIAEFAEYGFAKSHSTAYALITYQTAWLKANHPREYLAALLTVEAGNHDKLARYIAHARAQGIEVLPPDVNESARDFTVAAGGLRFGLAGVKNVGEGAIEAILEARGADAGRFPDLFDFAQRVDGRRVNRRVVESLVKCGAFDSLHPNRAAVWASLDPALERGAAAQRDREIGQASLFGGTAAAAAGEAPRLAEAAPWTERERLGFEKELLGFYVTGHPLAAVAPELARFADLRAGQAADYDGREVRVGGLVTALRETRSRRGETMAFGTLEDLEGAFDLVLFPAPYARLRALLKRALEPEPGSPPLPLLVSGKLEAGDPPKLLVNDAVTIEEAEVRFAKRLRLEVVAAEASRDRLLALRQALGQHPGDCPVLLSVRIPGESETVIALPDAWAVDPDDGLLRALDQLFGRRVAEVVV; encoded by the coding sequence ATGCGTCCGTTCACGCACCTCCACCTGCACACCCAGTACTCGCTGCTCGACGGGGCGATCAAGCTCGGGCCGCTGATGGAGCGCGCCGCCGCGCTCGGCATGCCGGCGGTGGCGATGACGGACCACGGCAACCTCTTCGGCGCCGTCGACTTCTACGAGAAGGCGCGCGCCGCGGGCGTGAAGCCGATCCTGGGCTGCGAGACCTACATCGCGGCCGGCTCGCGCTTCGAGAAGGCCGGGCGCGAGCGCGACGAGTCCGGCTTCGACGCGATCCACCATCTCCTGCTCCTCGCGATGGACGAGACCGGCTATCGCAACCTCGTCACGCTGGTCTCCAAGGGCTACCTCGAGGGCTTCTACTACAAGCCCCGCATCGACCTCGACCTCCTGCGCGAGCACGCCGAGGGCCTGATCGCCACCTCCGGCTGCCTCTCGTCGATGGTGTGTCGCGCGATCCTCGACGGCCAGGCCGAGCGCGCCTGGCGCCTGGTCGAGGACTTCGGCCGGATCTTCCCGGGCCGCTTCTACCTGGAGCTCCAGCGCCACGGCATCCCCGCCCAGGACCAGGTGAACGCCGAGCTCGTGAAGATGGCGGCGGACCTGCGGCTGCCGCTCGTCGCCACCAACGACGCGCACTACCTCGAGCAGGGCGACCACCCCCATCACGACGTGCTGCTCTGCATCGGGACGGCCGCGAACCTCGAGGACCCGAAGCGCTTCCGCTTCGACGGCCAGGGCTTCTACGTGCGCGACGGCGACGAGATGCGCGAGCTCTTCCACGACCACCCCTCGGCGGTCGAGGCCACGCTCGAGATCGCCGAGCGCTGCTCGCTCGAGATCGAGACCGGCCGCTACCACCTGCCCGAGTACCAGGTGCCGGCGGGGCGTACCCGCGAGCAGGTGCTCGAGGAGCAGGCCTGGGCGGGGCTGCGCCGCCGCCTCGGCCTCGCGCCCGACGAGCCGATCCCGACGAAGCACCGCGTCTACGAAGAGCGCATGAAGAGCGAGCTCGGCGTGATCCAGTCGATGGGCTTCGCCGGCTACTTCCTGATCGTCGCGGACTTCATCGACTACGCCCGGCGCAGCGGCATCCCGGTCGGGCCCGGGCGCGGCTCCTCGGCCGGGAGCCTGGCGGCCTGGGGCCTTGGAATTACCGGTGTGGATCCGATCGAGTACGACATCATCTTCGAGCGTTTCCTGAACCCCGAGCGGGTCTCGATGCCGGACATCGACGTGGACTTCTGCATGCGCGGCCGCGACCAGGTGATCCGCTACGTCGCCGAGAAGTACGACGGGACCAGGACACCCGCGCCCGACGAGATGCGGGTCGCGCAGATCGCGACCTTCGGGACGCTCCAGGCGCGCGCCGCGATCCGCGACGTGGGGCGCGTGCTCGGGATGCCCTTCGGCGACGTGGACCGGATCGCGAAGCTCGTGCCCGAGACGCTCGGCATCAAGCTCGACGAGGCGATCGCGCAGTCGCCCGACCTGCGCGCGCGGATCGAGGCGGACGGGCAGGTGGCGCGCCTCTTCGAGACCGCGCGCAAGCTCGAGGGCCTGACCCGCCACGCGAGCAAGCACGCGGCCGGGGTCGTGATCGGCACCGAGCCCCTGATCCGCTCGGTGCCGCTCTACCGCGACGCGCGCACCGGCGACGTGATGACCCAGTACGACATGCGCTGCGTCGAGAAGGTCGGGCTGATCAAGTTCGACTTCCTCGGGCTCAAGACGCTCACCGTGATCGCCGACGCCGAGCGCGCGATCCGGTCCCGCGAGCCCGGCTTCTCGGTCGAGGCCGTGCCGCTCGACGACGCCGCCACCTACGACCTGCTCTGCAAGGGCGACACGGAGGGCGTCTTCCAGGTCGAGTCGTCCGGCATGACGGACCTGGTCGTGAAGCTGCGCCCGCGCCAGTTCAAGGAGCTGATCCCGCTGGTCGCGCTCTACCGGCCGGGCCCGCTCAACTCGGGCATGGTCGAGGACTACGTGAACCGCAAGCACGGGATCACGAAGGTCGACTACATGCTGCCCGAGCTGGCCGAGATCACGGCCGAGACCCTCGGGGTCATCGTCTACCAGGACCAGGTGCTGCAGATCGCGAACAAGCTGGCGGGCTACTCGCTCGGCGAGGCGGATCTCCTGCGCCGCGCGATGGGCAAGAAGAAGGTCGAGGAGATGGCGAGGCAGCGCGAGCGCTTCGTCTCGGGCTGCACGCGCAACGGGATCGACGCCGGGCGCGCGGCCGAGGTCTTCGACCTGATCGCCGAGTTCGCCGAGTACGGCTTCGCGAAGTCGCACTCGACGGCCTACGCGCTGATCACCTACCAGACGGCCTGGCTCAAGGCGAACCACCCGCGCGAGTACCTGGCGGCCCTGCTCACGGTCGAGGCGGGCAACCACGACAAGCTCGCCCGCTACATCGCGCACGCCCGCGCGCAGGGGATCGAGGTGCTGCCGCCCGACGTGAACGAGTCCGCGCGGGACTTCACGGTCGCGGCGGGCGGCCTGCGCTTCGGGCTCGCCGGCGTGAAGAACGTGGGCGAGGGCGCGATCGAGGCGATCCTGGAGGCGCGCGGCGCGGACGCGGGGCGCTTCCCGGACCTCTTCGACTTCGCGCAGCGCGTGGACGGCCGGCGCGTGAACCGCCGCGTCGTCGAGAGCCTCGTCAAGTGCGGCGCCTTCGACTCGCTGCACCCGAACCGGGCGGCGGTCTGGGCGTCGCTCGACCCGGCGCTCGAGCGCGGCGCGGCCGCGCAGCGCGACCGCGAGATCGGGCAGGCGAGCCTCTTCGGGGGCACCGCGGCCGCGGCGGCGGGCGAGGCCCCGCGGCTCGCGGAGGCCGCGCCCTGGACGGAGCGCGAGCGGCTCGGATTCGAGAAGGAGCTGCTCGGCTTCTACGTGACGGGCCATCCGCTGGCGGCGGTGGCGCCCGAGCTCGCGCGCTTCGCCGACCTGCGGGCCGGCCAGGCTGCCGACTACGACGGGCGCGAGGTACGGGTGGGAGGCCTCGTGACGGCGCTCCGCGAGACCCGCAGCCGGCGCGGCGAGACGATGGCCTTCGGCACGCTCGAGGACCTCGAGGGCGCCTTCGACCTCGTCCTCTTCCCGGCGCCCTACGCGCGGCTGCGCGCGCTGCTCAAGCGCGCGCTCGAGCCCGAGCCCG